The following proteins come from a genomic window of Crassostrea angulata isolate pt1a10 chromosome 1, ASM2561291v2, whole genome shotgun sequence:
- the LOC128192045 gene encoding toll-like receptor 4: protein MLFFQGQLNLLCVAFACVTIFISSGISDHVNCALNYTEFGVKMTYSENDLCVLKDNTTSFTCNSLNKERSRICLWNLCLKPHETLQTLDLSRNHFKDIPKGCFSEFPSLEILTISNNDQLGFNNLYNAMYKLNQTNIQMIYANNINQVGVTYPFPKNISLLLNNTSLRKLHLNYNEIQTLESGSIYYLPRTLEEISVRGNRLEIGLIFFELVWLIKLTLLDISFQCSTLEYRSRSRRNVQYIDDFDNTNYEKCLNDISYVNALKVLPSNLTTLIATGLLSGPNCIPMLSTRRNSKLSHIDISMDGYFKWVGPISVDPNFNIITTVNLSHNQCQFIKDGFFDNLTHLENLDISYNYLGDYFYRIESENVFSGLKHLKKLDMRKSNIRYLPKTLLKHNKWIESLVLSDNAMDEWTLDISTLDSLSYVDCSLNKLVTFPEYVTERLDMLSKDHNVTVDFHHNKILCTCENLHFLQWLFTTRVMVRLSAACTGYNGNITQAYKYLSKECRKDNSVREWLYPVQTICLLFILSAIAMVVYKKRWTLIYRWYLFRLRQKGYTPIGGCDEGYHFDAFLSFADEDRPFVERVVTELEENSEVHFKVCIHYRDFTPGKSISKNIVSSVHSSRKTIVFMSRAYLRSQWCKYELQMAITKERHMDRRLIIMVVLEDIPHNQLSLEVLQYYKKNSYIVKPKNEQELNLFWKTLKGVIANDL from the coding sequence ATGCTTTTTTTCCAGGGCCAGCTCAACCTTTTATGCGTCGCGTTTGCTTGTGTAACGATTTTTATCAGCAGTGGAATTTCAGATCATGTGAACTGCGCCTTGAACTATACTGAATTTGGAGTAAAAATGACATATAGTGAAAACGATCTCTGTGTTCTTAAGGACAATACTACAAGCTTTACTTGTAACAGCTTGAACAAGGAAAGAAGTCGTATATGTTTATGGAACCTTTGTTTAAAACCGCATGAAACATTGCAAACATTGGATCTATCAAGAAACCACTTTAAAGATATTCCCAAAGGATGTTTCAGTGAATTTCCATCTCTTGAAATTCTAACCATATCAAACAACGACCAGTTAGGGTTCAACAATTTATATAATGCAATGTATAAGCTAAATCAGACGAATATTCAAATGATTTACGCCAACAATATTAATCAAGTAGGTGTGACCTATCCATTTCCCAAAAACATTTCATTGCTTCTCAACAATACATCGCTTCGAAAACTACATTTGAACTACAACGAAATTCAAACACTTGAAAGTGGCTCTATTTACTATTTGCCCAGAACCTTAGAAGAAATTTCCGTCCGTGGAAATCGACTTGAAATCGGACTCATTTTTTTCGAGCTGGTATGGCTTATAAAACTTACTCTATTGGACATCAGTTTTCAATGCTCAACCTTAGAATACCGTTCTAGATCGAGAAGAAATGTACAATATATCGACGACTTTGATAACACAAACTATGAGAAATGTCTAAACGACATAAGCTATGTAAATGCTCTCAAAGTGCTTCCGTCTAACCTCACAACATTGATTGCCACGGGCTTGTTATCCGGACCAAATTGCATTCCAATGTTAAGTACAAGAAGGAATAGTAAGCTTAGTCATATTGACATTTCAATGGATGGATATTTCAAATGGGTCGGTCCTATAAGCGTCGATCCAAATTTCAACATTATAACCACGGTCAATTTGTCACACAACCAATGCCAATTTATCAAGGATGGATTTTTTGACAATTTGACACACCTTGAAAATTTAGATATCAGCTACAATTATCTGGGCGATTATTTTTATCGAATTGAGAGTGAAAATGTGTTCAGCGGTCTgaaacatttaaagaaattaGATATGAGAAAAAGTAATATTAGGTACCTTCCGAAAACACTTTTAAAGCATAATAAGTGGATAGAGAGTTTAGTACTTAGCGATAATGCTATGGATGAATGGACGCTAGATATAAGCACCCTGGACAGCTTGTCATATGTTGACTGTTCTCTCAACAAACTAGTGACCTTTCCAGAGTATGTCACAGAGAGATTGGATATGCTAAGTAAAGATCATAATGTCACTGTAGATTTTCATCACAATAAAATTCTATGTACCTGTGAAAACCTGCATTTTCTACAATGGCTTTTCACGACTCGAGTAATGGTTCGTTTATCAGCAGCATGTACCGGATATAACGGAAATATAACCCAagcatataaatatttatccAAAGAATGTAGAAAGGACAATAGCGTAAGGGAATGGCTGTATCCAGTTCAAACTATTTGCCTTCTCTTTATTCTATCTGCCATTGCCATGGTTGTGTACAAAAAACGATGGACACTCATCTATCGCTGGTATTTGTTTCGTCTGAGACAAAAAGGATACACTCCCATCGGAGGATGCGATGAGGGTTATCACTTTGACGCGTTTCTGTCTTTTGCTGACGAAGACAGACCATTCGTCGAAAGAGTGGTGACAGAGTTGGAGGAAAATTCAGAGGTTCATTTCAAAGTGTGTATCCATTATAGAGATTTCACTCCAGGAAAATCCATTTCCAAGAACATAGTATCAAGTGTCCATTCCAGTAGAAAAACAATCGTATTCATGTCACGTGCCTATCTCAGAAGTCAGTGGTGTAAATATGAATTACAAATGGCGATAACAAAGGAGAGGCACATGGATCGCAGATTGATAATAATGGTCGTGCTTGAAGATATTCCACATAATCAACTTTCTCTTGAGGTTCTACAATACTACAAAAAGAATAGTTACATTGTTAAACCGAAAAACGAACAAGAACTGAACCTCTTTTGGAAAACTTTGAAAGGCGTCATTGCAAATGATTTATGA
- the LOC128156014 gene encoding toll-like receptor 4 codes for MLGLTDVFLCVCCLFANITITSCFCNVTYNSTDVIVKCDNANTSNVPKNVTILFCNNNKDDCNARLFCNRDFKKLRFIDISKNSLQYLPQGCFSSFVDLEHLIISNNQQLGFDNMYNAFHGLNKTKIKQIHASNVNQVTVIYPYPRNISTLLTKTSLKTFHLAYNEIQTLESGSFYLLPMTLQDLSIRGNRFEWNPVFLEIASLKSLQKLDISYQCSTRRYRQRTRRHIDLERNITNQTKEDCKDKTLGDLFRVVPPSLTTLIATGLISEYSCIPRFGISRQSKLEYIDISQAGYNTWIGPIDVHPVFNNIRELDLSNNQCHFIETGFFRNLTHLTTLNLNYNVLGPFMSFTKISASVFHGLKSLKCLWMTNNFIKHLDKNMLKDNIYLEELHINKNEIESWTLDISHLKYLTLIDCSRNKLTTLPKSVRDSLDAISKNKTVMVNLKYNKIICTCKNLNFLDWMFKTRVRVILPEGFQCVGFKGNISYGYNYLKKECGKENSVKEWLYLVQTICLLFILCVIALVVYKKRWTLIYRWYMFRLKRKRYTPIGGCAGGYQFDAFLSFADEDRPFVDRVIDELEGNPEVKLNVCVHFRDFIPGKSISRNIVTSIHSSKKTIVFMSRAYLKSDWCKYELRMAITEESHMNREVVIMTVLEDIPHKELSLDVLQYYKKNSYIIKPNTEEELKLYLKVLEKLVN; via the coding sequence atGTTGGGACTAACTGATGTTTTCCTATGTGTCTGTTGCCTTTTTGCCAATATCACCATAACGTCATGTTTTTGTAACGTTACATATAATTCAACAGATGTAATTGTGAAATGTGATAACGCTAATACATCTAACGTACCAAAGAATGTAACGATTCTGTTTTGTAATAACAACAAGGATGATTGTAACGCGAGATTGTTTTGTAAtcgtgattttaaaaaattgcgttTCATCGACATATCAAAAAATAGTCTACAATATTTACCACAAGGGTGTTTTTCTTCGTTTGTGGATTTGGAACACTTAATTATATCAAACAATCAACAGCTGGGTTTTGATAACATGTATAACGCGTTCCACGGACTTAACAAGACCAAGATAAAACAAATTCATGCCAGTAATGTCAACCAAGTTACTGTCATCTACCCTTATCCGAGGAacatatcaactcttctaacaAAAACCTCACTCAAAACCTTTCATCTTGCATACAACGAAATTCAAACTTTAGAAAGCGGGTCCTTTTATTTGTTACCAATGACTTTGCAAGACCTATCTATTCGTGGAAATCGATTTGAATGGAATCCAGTTTTTTTAGAAATTGCCAGCCTGAAAAGCCTTCAGAAGCTCGACATCAGTTATCAATGTTCAACACGTAGGTATCGTCAGAGAACACGACGACATATTGATCTGGAAAGAAACATCACAAACCAAACTAAAGAAGACTGCAAAGATAAAACACTAGGGGACCTTTTTCGTGTGGTTCCACCAAGTCTTACAACCTTAATCGCAACGGGCTTGATATCCGAATACTCTTGCATTCCGCGTTTTGGCATTTCAAGGCAGAGTAAGCTTGAGTACATAGACATTTCCCAAGCAGGATACAATACTTGGATAGGTCCTATTGATGTTCATCCCGTGTTTAATAATATAAGAGAGTTAGATTTGTCAAACAACCAATGTCATTTTATCGAAACTGGCTTTTTTCGTAATTTAACTCACCTTACAACTCTTAACTTAAACTACAATGTACTTGGTCCATTCatgtcatttacaaaaatatcagCATCTGTTTTCCATGGgcttaaatctttaaaatgtttgtGGATGACAAACAACTTTATAAAGCATCTCGATAAAAACATGTTGAAGGACAACATTTACTTAGAGGAGCTTCACATAAATAAAAACGAGATTGAATCATGGACTTTAGATATCAGCCATCTGAAATACCTAACACTAATCGATTGTTCCCGAAATAAACTCACCACTCTTCCCAAATCAGTCAGAGATTCGTTGGATGCGATTAGCAAGAACAAAACAGTAATGGTGAatcttaaatataataaaattatatgtacatgcaaaaatttgaattttcttgaCTGGATGTTTAAAACCCGGGTCAGAGTAATACTCCCGGAGGGTTTTCAATGTGTTGGTTTTAAAGGTAATATATCATATGGCTATAACTATCTAAAGAAAGAATGTGGTAAGGAAAACAGCGTTAAAGAGTGGCTGTATCTTGTTCAGACAATTTGTCTTCTCTTCATTCTATGTGTCATCGCTCTTGTTGTTTACAAGAAACGTTGGACACTCATCTATCGGTGGTATATGTTTCGTCTAAAACGAAAACGATACACTCCAATCGGAGGATGCGCTGGTGGTTATCAGTTTGACGCGTTTCTGTCTTTTGCTGACGAAGACAGACCATTTGTTGACAGAGTGATAGATGAGTTGGAGGGAAATCCGGAGGTTAAACTTAATGTTTGTGTTCATTTCAGAGACTTTATACCTGGAAAATCTATTTCAAGGAACATTGTCACATCGATTCATTCGAGTAAGAAGACAATTGTGTTCATGTCACGTGCCTATCTCAAAAGTGATTGGTGCAAATACGAATTGCGAATGGCTATCACAGAAGAGAGCCACATGAATCGTGAAGTTGTCATAATGACAGTGCTTGAAGATATTCCCCATAAAGAACTTTCTCTGGATGTCCTGCAGTATTATAAGAAGAACAGTTACATTATCAAACCCAACACAGAGGAAGAATTAAAACTGTACCTGAAAGTGTTAGAAAAACTTgttaattaa